A window of Saimiri boliviensis isolate mSaiBol1 chromosome 1, mSaiBol1.pri, whole genome shotgun sequence genomic DNA:
ggccgaggcgggtggatcacaaggtccagagattgagaccatcctggtcaacatggtgaaaccccgtctctactaaaaatacaaaaaattagctgggcatggtggcacgtgcctgtaatcccagctactcaggaggctgaggcaggagaattgcctgaacccaggaggcggaggttgcggtgagccaagatcgtgccattgcactccagcctgggtaacaagagcgaaactccatctcaaaaaaaaaaaaaaaaaaaaaaaataataataataataataaggataaGCCACAtacagcactgtgggaggctgagacaggcagatcaccttaggttggaagttcgagaccagactgaccaccagggagaaaccttgcctctactaaaaatacaaaattagctgggcatggtggcgcatgcctgtaatcccagctactctggagactgaggcaggagaatcgcttaaacccaggaggtggaggttgcagggagccgagattgtgccattgcattccagactgggcaacaagagcgaaattccctctcaaaacaataaaataaaataaaataaaaataaggatatttattaagtgaaatattATAATCAAAATTCCTTCCAAAACGTGGGCCTTAAGGAATATAGGCAGGTAAATTATTaaagaggatcactggaaccaCCAACTCAATCCAGTCTGTTCATTTACTCTTTGACTCAAAGCGTAAAGGGGGCTTGTCCAAGGTCTGTCAGAGAATCAGGGAAGGTTCAGAGCCTGCAAAAGTCAACTGTATTTCTATCTGATAGCAATTAACAGtcaaaagattaaattaaaaaatttttatttccaatagcaaaaatataataaaatacttaggaataaatttacaaaaaaattacaagtctTACCCTGAAAATTCTGTGCCtaaaatattgttgaaagaatttgtttgttttttgagatggagtcactcttgttgcccaggctgtagtggaatggcataatcttggctactgcaacttctacctcccgggttcaagtgattctcctgcctcagcctcccaagtagctgggattacaggtacctgccaccacacccagataatttttgtattttttaatagagacggggcttaaccatgttggccaggctggtcttgaactcctgaccgcaggtgatccgcccacctcagcctcccaaagcgctgggattacaggcatgagccactgtgcccggcctgtaaatatatttaaagccaTTAAATTGTACATCTTAAATAGGTAAATCTTatggtatataaaatatatctcaataaagctgttaaaaatacagTCTCAATCAAAATCTTGATGCGTATTTTGAGAACTGTGATAAAACtttctttgatatttatttagCTAAGTCAAcctgaaaaagaagaatcaagaGGAGGAAATTCTTTACCATATTTTGAAACTTACTGCAAAGTCATATGAGAAAAACAGTAGCAATGTGTTATTGGTACAAAATCAGACAAATTGATCAGTGGGACAGATTAGAGAGATCAGAGTCAGATCCATGTCTACATAAAAActtaatatacaataaatatggTACCACACAGCAACAGGGAAAAGACAGACCACTTAATAGATGGAACAGGGGAAACTGACTATGtgactaaaaattaaatttgaccCTATATAATATCACATCCAAAGGTGGATTCCAGTAGGAttaaaacctaaatataaaagaacgaaaattaagagaagaaaatatagaatgcTGTTAAGATCTAGAGGTGGTTAAGCACACCTCCAGAACACAAATAAAAAGCTTGCAATATCTAAAGCTGACAAATGCTTGatttccaaaatatacaaagatctACAGACAAGACAAAAGCAGTAATCGTGAGGGAAAAatgggcagaggatatgaacaggcaattTATGGAAGAGAAAACCCAAATAGCTAAAGCATGTAAATAAGAGTTTGAATTCTTtagttaaaaacagaaatgcaagttaaaataaCTATAAGATATTGATCACTTTACAACTATAAGGATCAAAATAGTTAGAAAGCAGGATAACACTAAGGGTTGGTGAGGTTGCTCATGGAAGTGTAGCCATAGACACTCTATTCTGAAGAAGCCTGGTAGTACTTAGTCACTTAACATACACATATCCTATGGTCCCTCATTTCCTCTCCTGGTGCTAGATCCCAAAGACTTCTCATACAGGTCCCTAAAGGGACACTTAGCATggcatttttttttggtggggaaaaGTTGGAAGTTGACCAGGTTccattaccagaaaaaaaaaaaagacaaaatgtatggctcatgcctgttatcccatctctttgggaagctaaggcaggaggtgcttgagcctaggagttccagaccagcctgggcagcacagtgggaccctgtctctacaaaaaatttaaaaattggctgggtgtggtggtgcacatctgcagtcccagctacttgggaggctgaggtgtgaggattgctggagcccaggaggtcgaggctgcaatgagctatgatctcaccactgcactctagtgcactccagcctggataacagagtgtggccttgtctcaaaaaaaaaaaaaaaaaaaaaaaaaattggcaaaatgtGGATCTTCACCATGGATGGCAGACAGAAATTAAGGACTCCAAGTATGGAACATGTTCCAGGATGTTGAGTGAGAAAAGTGAGGAAAGGAGGCAACATACACATAACTCTATCAGTTGTGAACATGGATACATATATTTTACaagaacacacacaaacaaaacacactAGAATTACTGTTTGGTGAGGGGATGGGCCACTGGGAAAGAGAGTTAAaagggaagtttttaaaaaatacatgtacgCGAATAAAGAAGACTCTAGGACCGAGGTGGAAAGATATATTTGTCAAGACCCTGCTCCGTAATAGAATAGTGGAGAGCACGTCATTTAACCCTTTGGGGTCCAGGCTTCCTCAtctaaaaatggagataatacacCTTTCTCTTTGGAGAGTTATAGAGAGTAAGTATTGGTATGCACAAGAGAACCACATAAAACAACTCACCCAATGCTGCCAGCCTGGGGTTTGTTGAATACTTTTATGGCTACTGGAGCTCTGTGGTATTCTCCTTTATAAAGTGTGCTGACTTTATTTTGGCTTAGCAGAGTCCACGGGGATCCTGAAAGCTGCTCCTTCTTGATCTCCTTGACTTGCTCTTGCGGGGTCTCCTGCATGCGTTTTCGTGGTGAATCTGACCTCAGCCCCAGGAGGAAGGAAGACAAAAGAGTCAATGAGCAGAGGAAGGGACACTAAGGGAGGTGGCATCTTTGTGATATAGTGGGAAGCCCTCACCATAAACCAGAGCTGGTCCTGGCTGGGGCTTCTGATGGACTCAGCCCAGAGAAGTGGCTCCAGTGCCTCTGAGTGACCGGTAGAGACATAGCTGGACACTTAACAGAAGGTGTCACGcacctcctttccctcctcttcaaATCCGGCCTGTCCCTCCAGACTTAACCCTCATCCAGACCCATCTCCCTCATCCTGGAAGTCTCTCTATTCCTGTTCCCCAGAGCTTTTCACTTGAGCATCTGGCATCTGGTTTAGTCACTTCAGATCTACTAGTTAGGGACACAATTCAAGCTCAGTAACCTTGCTGTTGTGTGTTCACTGTCTTTCCACGTCCCTCCTCCACCCCATGAGCTCCTGGAAGGCAGTGTCCTCTGCatcttagttttctctttgcaaGGCTTCTGGCATAAAGCAGATACTCATAGTTTTGCTGCATAATGAATGAATGGgcatttaaaaatggatttgaattttttcttggaaattcaGCAACTGAACTGAAGCTTTGGTGCTATTCATAGACGTTTTTAAGCACTTTGACAGGTGTTAGAAGATATCTTACTGGTCAAGAAGCTCCCTCCAGATGTTATTCCATGGACAGAAGCGGAGCTAGCCATGAATGGATCCCCAAACCTGTGGGCTGCTTCCAGCCATCCAGCACAGAAAAAGGACGAACGCAGGGGTAGGAGGAGGCTGGGGTCCCACTAAACTGATGACTTCTAGTTTGAGGGCCATCAGAAACAGCAGGGCACATGATAACTTACACTGCCTCAAAGtttccttgatttctttcatGTCCTTTTCCAATCGTTTCAATGAAGCTTCTATGTTTTCATTATCTGCAGGAAAAAAGGGCAGTGAATattcaaaaagagaaattaaaatcacatgctaatcaaaacaaaaatgctaattaaaactgTTGAGATATCATTTTTTACTTATCATAGTCATTATAGTAgggattactattttttttttttttttttttttgagacggagtttcgctctttgttacccaggctggagtgcaatggcgcgatctcggctcaccgcaacctccgcctcctgggctcaggcaattctcctgcctcagcctcctaagtagctggggttacaggcacgcgccaccacgcccagctagttttttgtatttttagtagagacggggtttcaccatgttgaccaggatggtctcgatctctcgacctcgtgatccacccgcctcagcctcccaaagtgctgggattacaggcttgagccaccgcacccggctagggATTACTATTGATCACCAATATTCAGATTTCTACTTCTAAACACATAGGAAATGCATTAAAGCTGGCTGGGTGACTTGCTTTGGctaagaaatgaaggaaaaagatgtCTGTCACTTCCCAGAGGGAGCATTTAATTGACTCTGCACAAGGTTCCAACCTGGCTGCTTTGGAAGTGAGGAAAGTTTGTGTCTACACCAAAGTGCTATACTATTGAAAGTATCTTGGAAGGAGGACATTCACCTTGGAGAGTCGCCTGGACTTTGCctgaatgagaaataaacttgtttcttttcttttcttcctttcttccttccttccttctttctttctttcctttcttttttctttctttctttctttctctctctctctctctctctctctctttcttttttttagcagagagcaatttattaggcagagagagaaaggagcgAGAGAGCTCCCACGCTGCCTGCTGTGGGAAGggaaacttgtttcttttctttttttttaggtatcactcaggctggagtgcaatggcacagtctcagctcactgcaacctctgcctcttgtgttcaagtaattctcctgcttcagtctcctgagtagctgggattaggggcatgcgccaccatgcccagctaattttgtatttttagtagagatggggtttctccatgttggtcaggctggtctcgaactcctgacctcaggtgatcctcccaccttggtgtcccaaagtgctgggattacaggcgtgggccaccacacccaacgTAAACTTGTTTCTTTAGAACACTGAGTTGCTGTTGCTTTTTAAACCACAGCATAATTGAACTTATCATAACTTATATACTCAGAAATGTGTGAAAATTTATAACACACTATTTACAGTGGTCAGTCATCCCTGTCTGCCCAGGACTAAGGAGTTCTGGGGAAATGAAACCTTGAGTACTAAAAGTGAGAAAGTCTCTTATGGGAAAACTATAGAGAAACAGATAACCTCATGAATTGTTGGTAGGAGTGATATTTGTGCAACTTCTACCAACATTTGAAATGCCTCTAGTCTTCGACGCAGTGATTATACCTAGTAATTCCAGTTGTGGGAATTTCTCATAAAGATATCttgaaataggctgggcatggtggctcatgcctgtaatcctagcactttgggaggctgaggcaggcagatcacttgaggtcaggagttcaagaccagcctggccaacatggtgaaaccccatctctactaaaaatacaaaaattagttgggcatgatggcacacgcctgtaatcccagctacttgagtggctgagacacaagaattgcttgaacccaggaagcagaggttgcagtgagccaagatcataccactgcactccagcctgggcaatagagtgagtctctgtttcaaaaaaagaaaaaaaacagggccgggcgcggtggctcaagcctgtaatcccagcactttgggaggccgaggcgggtggatcacgaggtcaagagatcgagaccatcctcatcaacatggtgaaaccccgtctctactaaaaataaaaaaaattagctgggcatggtggtgtgtgcctataatcccagctactcaggaggctgaggcaggagaattgcctgaacctaggaggcggaggtcacggtgagccgagatcatgccattgcactccagcttgggtaacaagagcgaaactctgtctcaaaaaaaaaaagaaagaaagaaagaaaaaaagaaaaaaaaatttctggtgATAGTGGTGACTATTTCAGAACCATCTGAATATACTTGATGCCACTGAATTGACATCTTAAAATGgttgaaatggtaaattttacgTTATGTATGTTTTATCACTGAAAAATCGGAAAAAATGATGGGTATATatatagtgctttttttttttttttttttttttttgagacggagtttcgctcttgttacccaggctggagtgcaatggcacgatctcggctcaccacaacctccgcctccgcctcctaggttcaggcaattctcctgccacagcctcctgagtagctaggattataggcacgcgccaccatgcccagctaatttttagtatttttagtagagacggggtttcaccatgttgaccaggatggtctcgatctcttgacctcatgatccacccgcctcggcctcccaaagtgctgggattacaggcttgagccaccgcacccagctagtgctgtttttgtatgtatttgtatttgtatgcTGCTGGtatgataataaaacaaaacaaaacagtaaggTAGATGCCAAGTAGGAAAACAAGCTATAGAACTctacggattttttttttcttttttgagacggagtcttgctgttgtccaggctggagtgcagtggtgcgatctcagcttactgcaacctccaccttccaggttcaagggattcttctgtctcagcctctcgagtagctgggattacaggcatgtgctaccatgcccagataatttttttgtgtatttttagtagaggcagggtttcaccatgttagtcaggatagtcttgatctcctgacctcatgatctgcccgccttgtcctcccaaagtgctgggattacaggcgtgagccaccgtgcccggccaactctATGGATATTTACATGGGAGGATATTTGAGATTATttaatgagaaaagaagaaatagaacaaCGTATTTGGTATGATGCTGATTGTGtgacaacaataaaatatttatacttaaatttCCAGAAGGGTATTCAAGAAATTGGCAGATTGTGTGATTgtatctcacatttttttttttttttttttttttttttgagacggagttttgctcttgttacccaggctggagtgcaatggcgcgatctcggctcaccgcaacctccgccccctgggttcaggcaattctcctgtctcagcctcctgagtaactgggattacaggcacgagccaccatgcccagctaatttttttgtatttttagtagagacggggtttcaccatgttgaccaggatggtcttgatctcttgacctcgtgatccacccgcctcggcctcccaaagtgctgggattacaggcttgagccaccgcgcccggcctgtatctCACATTTTGATAAAGGTTGCACAAATATCCTTCTACTGACAATGGATGAGATTATCGGTTTGTCTATACTTTTTCCATTAGACTTTCCCAGTTTTAGTACGGAAGGTCTCATGTCCTCAAAAAGGGAAACAGGGCACCCTGAGGTCAAGGAGGAAGATTTACGTCTCATGCTGGCTTCCATGCcctttgtttttggagacaggatttcgctctgttgcccaggcttcagtgcagtggaataatcatggctcaccacagccttgacctcttgggtgcctgtaatcccagcacttggaaggctgaggcaagaggatcacttgaggccaggagttttacaccagcctgggcaacatagcaaaactccctatcttacaaaaaataaaatgaaaatgagttgggcacagtggtgggtacACCTAtatactcagctactcaggaggctgaggtgggaggatcacttgagcctgaggctgcactgagctatgatcgtgTCACTGTCCTCCAGCCGATATGATagaggccctatctcaaaaaacaaagcaaaacaaaattcctCCCCAACGCTCGCTTGCCCAAATTTCACCAGCCCCCACCATATATCTGGGCCAAAGAATGTTAGGGGTTTTGAGCTACAAGTGTATTACAACCGCTCAAACTTCATCCTTGCTGCTCCTTTAGTGAATTAAAGTGAGACTAAAATGCGTTCGGCTGTACTTCCACTCCCCACCAAAAACCCAACTTGCCCCTTCTCAGCATCTGGAAGGCTCGCCTGTCTTCAGCTGCATCCTGCTGATCTTCCTGTGCCCAGGACGCTCCTTGGCTTATGTGTGAAACAGATAGGTGTTGCTCAACCTGAAGTAACAGCGATAGGTCCTTCCAGACATCATTCAGTTTCTCGTTGACGTCTTTGAAGAGTATTTTGTCCTGGCTTGTTGTTAAAAACCTCCCGATATTGGATTTATTGCTGAACTTTTCTATCTCCTCATTAGCCTCCTCTAGGGCAACCTTGAAGCGGTTCATGGCTGTGTTTAACTTCTCAGAGGGCACCTTCCTCTTTCCTTGGTCCTGGAGCATCTCCAGAGACTCGACCAGGCCAAGGACACGGTTGCCCAGGCGCTGGCACTGTTTCTTGCAGTATTTCATCTCTTCACACCGTTTGTAGATGACCTGGCCAAAGGTGATGATATGCTTCAAATTTTCCatacctagaagaaatgaatggaaTTTGGTGAAATCCCCAAATTTCCTGCATATTCACTACTTGGCTAAGAAAGAATCAAAGGGATCTGTGATTTAAATGCCTGAGGAGGTCTCCCCACCATTTTAATGCAAGATAGAGATGGTTTGCTGCCCACCAAAATCTGTTCTGCCCTTCCATAATAATACACTTATAGCTGAGAAGAGCTGGTATAGCCAGGACTACATCTCCTAGCCTTCCTTGCAGCATGATGTGGCCATATGACTAGTTCTCACCAATGGGGTGTGACTGCATGTGACTGGCTCTACTTTG
This region includes:
- the MLKL gene encoding mixed lineage kinase domain-like protein, which produces MENLKHIITFGQVIYKRCEEMKYCKKQCQRLGNRVLGLVESLEMLQDQGKRKVPSEKLNTAMNRFKVALEEANEEIEKFSNKSNIGRFLTTSQDKILFKDVNEKLNDVWKDLSLLLQVEQHLSVSHISQGASWAQEDQQDAAEDRRAFQMLRRDNENIEASLKRLEKDMKEIKETLRQYSPRKRMQETPQEQVKEIKKEQLSGSPWTLLSQNKVSTLYKGEYHRAPVAIKVFNKPQAGSIGMVRQIFNDEIKTMKKFESPNILRIFGICIDETVTPTQFSIIMEYCERGTLRELLDREEDLTLGKRMVLVLGAAQGLYRLHHSEAPELHGKIRSSNFLVTEGYQVKLAGFELRKTQTSISSKATRKETEAVISTAYISPQKLEDIYYRYDIKCEIYSFGIVLWEIATGKIPFKDYRSNQIYDLVAVKRQQEPLSEDCPPELREVIDECRAHEPSARPSVDEILKKLSTFTK